The following are encoded in a window of Phaseolus vulgaris cultivar G19833 chromosome 3, P. vulgaris v2.0, whole genome shotgun sequence genomic DNA:
- the LOC137805588 gene encoding uncharacterized protein yields the protein MSLLAVQQEKGESLRTFLDRFNKACMHIRGLKQEVALHHLVSAIWPSRFTESLIKKPPQDMEDLRTRATKFMQIEEHIDYHQRFKTVGSGVLKDQTPNKEREVETERTVRITPRSDRSRGGRIPRFNSYTPLTVPRGRALDEALQTDLIPILKQYQTPPNADTTKHCQYHRNFGHTTEGCQALKDKIEELIQAGHLRQFVKRTRNSRSPPWSTDRSSRGVDRSYRNDYKRRTDHNQASRKRSGSPVRRTRARSTSPDRNTRPRQRVREVINMIAGPVNLGEPNHEANYIAGGFAGGGCSNSARKKHLRDIQSAHATTRRRPHIPPITFTDDDFTAIDPAQDDPMVITVEIDKFAIAKTLVDQGSSVDILYWEIFKKMRIPESDIQPYNEQIVGFSGERVDTKGYIDLYTTFGDEDGLHKTINVRYLLVNA from the coding sequence atgtctctcctagcggtacaacaagaaaaaggtgaatctcTCAGAACTTTTCTAGATAGGTTCAACAAAGCATGTATGCACATCCGAGGACTCAAGCAGGAAGTTGCATTGCACCATTTGGTCTCGGCCATCTGGCCGAGCCGTTTTACTGAAAGTCTCATCAAGAAGCCGCCTCAAGACATGGAAGACCTTCGAACTcgagcaaccaaattcatgcaaatcgaAGAACACATCGATTACCACCAACGGTTCAAAACCGTCGGATCTGGAGTCCTCAAAGATCAAACCCCGAACAAAGAAAGAGAAGTCGAGACCGAACGAACTGTCCGAATCACTCCAAGATCCGACCGGAGCAGAGGAGGCCGAATCCCCAGGTTTAACAGTTATACCCCCTTAACTGTGCCGAGGGGACGAGCCCTAGATGAAGCACTACAAACAGACTTGATCCCGATATTGAAGCAATATCAAACGCCACCGAATGCAGACACCACTAAGCATTGCCAATACCATCGAAACTTCGGCCACACGACCGAAGGATGTCAGGCGTTGAAAGACAAAATCGAAGAGCTCATCCAGGCTGGTCATTTGAGACAGTTCGTTAAGAGGACAAGAAATTCAAGATCCCCACCATGGAGTACCGACCGTTCATCTCGTGGTGTTGACCGGTCATACCGTAACGATTACAAACGCCGAACCGACCATAACCAAGCTTCGCGGAAACGCAGTGGAAGCCCCGTTCGGCGTACACGCGCCCGCAGCACAAGTCCCGACCGAAACACCCGTCCTCGCCAACGAGTCCGcgaagtcatcaacatgattgCTGGACCCGTTAACTTGGGCGAACCGAACCACGAAGCAAATTATATAGCTGGAGGCTTTGCCGGTGGCGGGTGCTCAAATTCCGCCCGAAAGAAACATCTCAGGGACATCCAGTCCGCTCATGCTACCACAAGGAGGCGTCCACACATACCTCCGATCACCTTCACTGACGATGACTTTACAGCTATAGATCCAGCCCAGGACGACCCTATGGTAATCACTGTAGAAATTGACAAGTTCGCAATCGCCAAAACCTTGGTCGACCAAGGTAGCTCGGTCGACATATTATACTGGgaaattttcaagaaaatgcGTATCCCAGAATCAGATATTCAACCATATAACGAACAAATTGTAGGGTTCTCAGGTGAACGGGTCGACACTAAGGGGTATATAGACTTATATACAACCTTTGGTGACGAAGACGGTCTCCACAAAACAATAAACGTACGATATCTACTGGTTAACGCCTAG
- the LOC137807315 gene encoding uncharacterized protein produces MGTKIEYSINLLATIVDSTNLAVGGVDVWEHYQNKNQRTEIRKLQGPMDRMLDRNNVESIKKTMQMHEDIFKHQVRELHRVYSVQKMLMGELKNETRQPKFWHHRNEIDVSHPHLIKPQHQTTQISHKPDFHVQNLREDLWSREKIRSWSDTIQMQRGFDLERPAEEDIFSQGRGFDEGEAGPSSHTAFQSCKLSTSGYDEEMEVDLTLSIGGSQVNKSSQLPHLACSNSISGKTRKLNSSASFKSDRTGEYSDPTTPMSSTTVTFTREGKGPHWLSQGLKLK; encoded by the exons ATGGGAACCAAAATTGAATATTCCATAAATCTTCTAGCAACCATAGTAGACAGCACCAACTTAGCTGTGGGTGGAGTGGATGTCTGGGAGCATTATCAGAACAAGAATCAAAGGACTGAAATCAGAAAACTGCAAGGTCCCATGGATAGGATGCTTGATAGAAACAATGTAGAGTCCATCAAAAAGACAATGCAGATGCATGAGGACATCTTCAAACACCAG GTAAGAGAGCTACACCGGGTATACAGTGTGCAAAAGATGTTGATGGGTGAGCTCAAAAACGAAACTAGACAGCCGAAATTTTGGCACCACAGGAATGAGATTGATGTAAGCCATCCACATCTCATTAAACCGCAACATCAAACGACACAGATTTCACACAAGCCTGATTTCCATGTTCAAAATTTGAGAGAGGATCTTTGGTCAAGAGAAAAGATTAGAAGCTGGTCAGACACCATACAGATGCAAAGAGGTTTTGATCTTGAAAGGCCTGCTGAGGAGGACATTTTTTCTCAAGGGCGTGGCTTTGATGAAGGTGAGGCAGGGCCTAGCTCCCACACTGCATTTCAGAGTTGTAAACTAAGTACTAGTGGCTATGATGAAGAAATGGAAGTGGATTTGACACTAAGTATAGGTGGTAGTCAAGTTAATAAGAGTTCTCAATTACCTCATTTAGCATGCTCAAACTCAATCAGTGGGAAAACTAGGAAGCTGAATTCATCTGCCTCCTTCAAATCAGATAGAACAGGAGAATACAGTGACCCCACCACCCCAATGAGTAGCACCACTGTTACATTTACTCGGGAAGGAAAGGGGCCACATTGGCTTTCTCAAGGTCTAAAGCTTAAATAG
- the LOC137807316 gene encoding FLUCTUATING-LIGHT-ACCLIMATION protein 1, chloroplastic, whose protein sequence is MSITIPSSHHTFLTNALTPLTHNPNFRARTVSIPSLKTTAQHHQQHQSPRKKNENKLAKLALIAVAAGVLTLGSVQDASAAKTGGRIGGQAFKSSAPRSSPRINNSRTNIYINPGVAPPLVGGYGYGYGYGVPYGGWGWSPFSFFAPGPSVAVGVGGGFDTLLLFMFLGAGAAVVRRFFGSRNEDDDDDY, encoded by the exons ATGTCCATCACCATACCCTCCTCACACCACACCTTTCTCACCAACGCTCTCACTCCATTAACCCACAACCCAAACTTCAGGGCAAGGACTGTTTCAATCCCTTCACTCAAAACCACTGCCCAACATCACCAACAACACCAATCTCCAAG GAAGAAGAATGAGAACAAGTTAGCAAAGTTAGCACTGATTGCAGTGGCCGCTGGGGTATTAACACTTGGGTCGGTTCAGGATGCATCTGCTGCCAAGACTGGTGGTAGAATTGGTGGCCAGGCCTTCAAATCATCAGCTCCACGCTCCTCACCAAGAATCAACAATTCCAG GACCAATATCTATATCAATCCTGGAGTGGCACCTCCACTTGTTGGTGGTTATGGCTATGGCTATGGTTATGGTGTGCCATATGGTGGCTGGGGATGGTCTCCATTTTCATTCTTTGCACCAGGTCCCAGTGTAGCTGTAGGCGTTGGAGGTGGATTTGACACTCTTCTTCTGTTTATGTTTCTTGGTGCTGGTGCTGCAGTTGTGAGGAGATTCTTTGGGTCAAGaaatgaagatgatgatgatgactaCTAG